CTCCAACAACTGCGTGGTCAGCTCCTGGAGGAGTAGATACTCCAACGGAAGAGGTGAACGATCATAGAGGAGCCGGAAGATACTCACCATGACCGCCGCTAGCACTCTCTGCGAACTGCCCACGCCAACGAATGGGTCCAAGCCAGCACCCTCAGCAAGCGTAAGCCGCTCTGCCCACAATCGCTCAGCTACCGACTGGTACTCCCCTTTAGGGTCAAGAATCAGTATCGATGTGGACGACGTTGGTTCACGAATCAAGAAGGTCTTGACAAAGGCGCTCTTGCCTCGACCGATCTCCCCAAGCACCAGCATGTTAGGGCTGGTGAGGTAGCCAACCCGATAGAGTTGGAACGGATCGAAACAGAAGACACCCCCCAAGCGCGAGAGACCTACGGGTCTAACATCCGTGGGAGGCAAAGGGCTCGATGGCATCAGCGGGAGTCGACCCAAGGTACGGGTGCTGTCCTGGAACCTCAACTCCACCTCGTAACCCCCAAGATAGCTCGCTCAAAGAGCGATCGCTGTGCACCAAGGCATAACCTCAGCTGAAGCTGGGCGCTGGCAGCGAGTTCGTCAAGCGCGGCGCGACTGGAGAGCAGACGTTGTGCGCTCGGCGCCAAGAGGACGACGAGCAGCTGATAACGACAGAGCCGATAACCGGCCAAAAGCTCCTCCTCTTGGGTTAGTGCGGTCGCCTCCCTATACTCGTCCCTAGCTCGATCTAGATAACCTCGTTCTCGACGGAGCCTACGATCAGCGACCATCTCGGTTCGATGGCGGGCGACATGACGCTGCGCACGCCTGCTCTCGAGCGGCCGCACCAGCAGGGAGACCACTCGACTAGGAGGGCCTGGGGCGAAGAAAGGGAGGAGCATCCGCGGATCCACGCTTCGGCCAGGCCAACCCTCAACCAGATACGTTGATGCGACAAACTCCTCTCCAACCAGCATCTCCACCTCCTCACTCGCCCTTGCTCCAGCGGCAGAGAACGACCGGCTTATGGCTCCACACGACCCATCGATCAGCTCGCTGGGCCGGTTTGATGATGCCAAGCTGACACGATCTAGCTGGCTCACCGCCTGCAGGCCAGCCATCGTTCTCGTTAACGCAA
This genomic interval from Ferrimicrobium acidiphilum DSM 19497 contains the following:
- a CDS encoding SCO6880 family protein — protein: MSTVDYRDEPAELIYFGTPASGTRMMGLSITTVAKLASIVIVAMVVIGLGDGIARVVVCVVLTLGGLALLTTTLVLGLHPIAWLKMTIGARFNRSSNGVTVDAQLLRCPGSRQLVAGFAVLGETPSLGLRVRADQGEAWAQLLNEASNRLPPHGEFVLRSSILPQTLREDLSQRSDVYRELALDSYTVSTSLLVTSPPGSQRRQRVALTRTMAGLQAVSQLDRVSLASSNRPSELIDGSCGAISRSFSAAGARASEEVEMLVGEEFVASTYLVEGWPGRSVDPRMLLPFFAPGPPSRVVSLLVRPLESRRAQRHVARHRTEMVADRRLRRERGYLDRARDEYREATALTQEEELLAGYRLCRYQLLVVLLAPSAQRLLSSRAALDELAASAQLQLRLCLGAQRSLFERAILGVTRWS